The Brassica oleracea var. oleracea cultivar TO1000 chromosome C6, BOL, whole genome shotgun sequence genomic interval TTAAACAAATGCATCAAGTAGAGAAGAAAATGACATTAAAAAACCTCCCAAACAGATTGCTGCAATTAGATGAAAGATAGGTCTTACAAAAAGGCATCACAAACTTTAAATAAAAAAAAACCATTCACTACTCTCACACCCTTGCTTTGCTTATACAACACATCATTTCTACTACAAACCATCTGTAATATATATATATTCATATTATTCTATATATACTTAAAAGAAACTAGATTCTTATCTCAAAGAGTTAGCATAGCAACTTAGAAGACCTTAAGAACATAGCTGATCAAGTCTTTATCTCCTGTGTCTGTTCTCTCTGCCTTCTCTTAAGCTTCTTCCTCTCCTGTATTCCACCTCTGCATCAGAGCTTGAGAAGCCAGTGGGATAGCTTCTGCTACCTTTCACAGATCCCACTCTTGATAACAAAGCCTCTTCATCCGCATGAATACCATTTCTTGGTTTGTGACCTAAAAAGCCAACACAAAATGAAACACTCAACACACAACGCATCAGCTCATAATAATATATTGAGATTAATAAAACAATACTCACCAGTTTCTGATTTGGTACTCGTTAGCAAACTCGCTTCTCTTCTAAGCAGCTTTTGTCCCTCGCTTGGCGAGTAAGCTACTGGTTTAAGTAAAGACTCATCCATCACATCATTGATCTCTACATACTGACTAGTCGTAACAACCTCATCAGCACTAAACCCAAAGGAAGCCCTGTAAGCTTCCAACTCCTCCATGTCCTGCCTCGTCTGCCTGTTCCCATTACTAGGATACACATCCGAGTCCTTGGACACGCTCAACCTCCCACCGTTCTGAGGATCATGATCCTGGTAAAACTTGGCGAAAGTCTCAGGACAGAAGAAGTTAGACTCCTGCAGAGGCGTGGAGACTCCCGAAGCCCGGGAGACCGCGCTGGCTGGACTCCCGGGGTAGAGAGAGTACGTAGAGTGAAGATCATTGTAATGGCTGCCTTTCCCATTGGAAGTCAAGAAACGAGCGTAAGGCACGTCAGGGGAGGAAGGGGTGGTTAAATGCGCAAGCTCCGGAGGAGGAGTGAAAGGAGCTGTGGACGGCTCGGTGGTGAAGGTGGAGAACACAGGAGGAGGGGAGACTAGCTGAGTCTCGTGAGCGTACGGTCCTGTGGCGTACATGCTGGAGGAAGGACCGGAGGGTGATGAGTTTGCGGCGAGTGACAAGTAGGAGTTGTTTGGGGACTGAGCTGTTGAAGGGAGAGCAGAGTTTGTGAAGGAAGCGGGAGAGGATGGTGGAGCTAAGTAAGATAAATTTGCTTGGTTGCTTAACACACCACTTTGGTGAGGTCCATTGGGCTGTGAGGCTGAGGGATTGCCACCGCCTTCGGGAATGCGAGAAGCTGGTACTATTCGTTTTCCGCCCTTTTGGGACTTGAAGCAAGAGAAGACTCTTAAACAGCCTCCCCACCTTTTCCTCTGCACAAAGACACACTTAAGTGTAAGCTTCAAAGGCCAATGAGCTTACAAAAACCTATAAAGTTTTGATTAGTATTAGTTTGGATGATTGGTTTGCAAAAGGACACACTCCACTGTAAGTTTCAAGGCCAATGAGCTTACAAAACCTATAAAGGTTTGATTTTTATTAGTTTGGATGATTGGTTTGCAAGGAAAGGTGTCAACTTTATGTTCAATTCTCAATGATCACTTATTAGTGAAAAGACAAGAACAGAGGGATCAAAGGTGGAGACTCTAACATAGACCCTGATGAACATTTTGCCCATTAACTAAAAATGAGCTTACAAAACCTATAAAGGTTTAAATTTTATAACAAGCTTACAAGCTTACAAGCTTGAGATCAAGAAGCCTAAAAAGGTTTGATTTTTATTACTTTGGATGATTGGTTTGCAAGTAAAGATGTCAACTTTGTGTTCAATTCTCAATGATCACTTAGTTTAGTGAAAAGACAAGAGCAGAGGGGATCAAAAGGTGGAGACTTTAATAACAAGCCCTGATGAACATTTTGCTCTGTTAACTAGATTAGTGTGCGAACAGAGTTTGAATAGTCAGATCTAATAAGCATGAGAAGACAGGTTCCGAATCTGAAAAGCTTAGATTTGAGAGACTGAGCTTAAGTAAAACCCTCCAAGAACTGGAATTTAAAGTAAAGGAATTTAAGAGAGGAACCTGTTCCTGCTGCTGAAGAAACCTATGCTGCTCTGAGCCCATTTAGGTGTGTATGTTCGCTAAAAATCACTTCTTTTTGTATCTGAGTAGAGGGTTTCAGGGCAAAGATGTAATCATCTGAGGTTTCACAGTTTCTTCCAGCTTATTGATAGGATCCAGACAGTAAAAAAGCTAATGAAAAAGATTAAAAGGTTTGGTGAAGACAAAGTTGAGAAGTTTTTCACTGGAGTGGGAGAGATTTTAAGGGAAACTTTTTTAAGACAAATCTGCACTGCTGCAAACGGCATGAAAAGAGATGATGATCCTTATTACCAAAGGAAAAGCATTTTCTTTATTTTTAATCAGAATGTGAGCTCACCAGAAAACAAAAAAACACAGACACACAAAAAGAAAAAGGAGTAAAGATTAAAAAAGATAAAAAAGATAAAAAAAAAGGAGAAAAGGAGTAAAAGGGAAAGAGAGAAAAGAAAAAAATCTATGTTAATTAATGTTAAATCTCTTCGGTTCACACACTCCCTTCCTCAAAAGTTAATTCCTTCTTCTACTCATTTTTGGGAGAAGTTATTAAGGTTTTGTCAAATGTAGTTAAGTCGGTCATTATATGGTTAATCTTACTTAAATTAGATATCTAAGCACTTAAAATGGTTGATTCCCTGAGCACGTGAAGGATGTTTACTAATAATGGTTAAAACACGTCCAAAATCAGTGTAACTGCTGAGTCAAGCGGCTCTATTGAAGTTATTAAATGCAAACACTTTGAAACAAAGCCTGTTGTGATTATTTTGGCTTTGATAGTTGAATTTTTTTAGTTTTTGAAAAAAACAAAAAAATGGTCAAAGAAAGCAGCATATAAGGTTATGAAAAATAATTGGTCAAATAAATACATTTTGAATCTGGATTATGAAAATAAGAAGACTGTATATATATTGGTGATGTATTTAAATTGGCTTTACTTCAGACATACTTCATCATCTAAATAAATATACCCCGCAAGTCCTATAACATTATTTAGGGGATTAAATAATTAAAATAAAATAAAAAAAGGTGATTCTTTTCCCTAAAATGTTTGTTTTCATCTTTATGAATTGTCTCTAGGTTTTGAGGGTTCCAATAAAGCAGAAAAGAGGGCCTAGTAATAGTATGGTGGTGGTACCTAGTTGTTGTAGGATTTGGATCTTTTTCGAGGTCTGGGATTCATGTTAATGGGACCTTTCCTTCTCATTATTTTTCTCCTGCTCTTCTACATAAACCCAGTAAAAAAATAAATTACTAACAAATCCAGTAAAATTTGTTCTCTTTCTTAAACTTCCCATGGATCAACTAGTTAACACAAGTCATTTCCAGTTATTTTAACTTATCTCAATAATTACTCGTAGACCACATCACATGTACTTTCTTGTATTATTTATAATACACACATCACATGTCCTGAGTTACATGTCATTTCTACGAAAACGAAACATTTGGAAACTGGTCGTTGTTAAAGCTTTGATGGCCATTAAACTATAGTATATAAAACAAAAGATATGTTTTGATATTTCATTTTAGAAAATGATTAAAATCACATGGTACTATGGGAATGGTCCTTGTTAACCAAATAGGAACAATGGGCTTCACAAAGGCCTAATATGTTCTTAAGAGGCCCAAAAGAAGAAGACTAGTAAACCGAATAACGTGTGATGAGGAGAAACTTTTTGTACTTTTATAGTCTTACAAAAAAGAAGTATTCGACGTGTAATTTGAAACTTGATAAAAAGCACACACATTGTATCTATCTATACTTTAGTGGTCTCACCGAGCTCAACATCTTTCAAATCGATATGCTCTACTCCTTCCTTGAGTAGCTTTATCTCGTCTTCTGTCATACTGTTTTTCCCCTGAGGAGTCGACTTTGCGTTTCTCTGTTTCTCTAGATCAACCGCCCAGCTATAGATCACCATTCCGACAACAGCTACGACCATACCGGAGATGTTCTTGAATGTCATCTCCGAATCAAAGAGAAGCCATCCAAGTGTAAGGACGCATACTGTTTTCATGTGGCCTAGAACTTGAAATGACGTTGCAGAGAATCTTCCTATGCAGAGGTATTGGCTTATGTTGCAGAATACGGCTAATGCGCAGGAGAGAAGAATACAGAACTGCAAAGAGATAGAGATAAAGTGAGGAGTAACGTCTAAATCCTTTAAAAGGGAAGGAGTTGAGAGAATGACTTACAATGGCACCATAAGTCATCTGGTAAGTAGTGATGAACTTGCCGCTCAAGAAATAGTCAACAAAGGGGCCGAAGATGAGGAGTGAAAGTGCTTGGATCGGAGCTGTTTTGCTGAGCAACTCAAAAGACCCTACCGAGTATTTCTTCTGCAGAGAGCCTATGGACTTGTTTACATAAACAAAAAAGGCAAATTTATAAGACAAACAATTGACAGACACACACACAGAGAATAGTTGTCGGTTAACAAACATAGCTTTTGGTACTTACAATCTGCTGCAGGGAAGTGGAGAAGACGGCAGTACAAGCACAGATGAAACCTTTGGCATTAACTTTAACATCAGTGACAGTACAAATGCCAACACCAACAACCACAACCATAACAGACGCCTTCACTTCTCTAGAGTAATGCTTGCTGTGTAGTATCCATTCCATCACGCATACAACCGGAATCATACTCAACTTCGATATCTACGCACACAAAAAAATTATAACCAAAAGAACGGATGAATCAAGAACAAACAATCGTTTAAAAACCAATACATAAACCAAAAAAAAAAAAAAACTTAGTCTGCGGATTTGTTTGAAAATGATCAAAGAATTATTGTTTTCTTTTATTTTTTGTATACTCTTTGAATACTAGAGGCCAAAACTCGTTATCCCCCAAATACGAAACCACACCATATAATATGAGGTTTGTCTCAGCGGTTACTCGAACTGGAGACCTCTGACACAATGGCCAATATCCATTTCACTTGAGCTAATGACTTCTTTAAGATTTTTTTCTTTTTGTCAACTTGCAGGTGTCCGGACATTCGGCCCGAATAATCTCCCAGGACGAAGAAATGGACATTCACAACAGCACGACGCCTGCGCTTAAACCAACTGGCTACTGCTCTTTTGAGATTTCTCGTAACCAAAATGTTGATTATGCGGATTTGTGCAGGATTAAATTTTTCTTTTGATATACTCAATTTGAATACTAAGAGAGGTTCAGAACCGAAACTCGTAATTTCCCACAGCATATAATATTAGTTTTGTGACTGAGAACTACTGACATGTCACGATAGCCAGGATCCTTTCCAGTAATATTAATTTTGTGTCGGCGGTCACTCGAACTAGGGATCTTTGACACAGTTGGTCACTCGAACTAGGGATCTTTGGCCATTCCAGTAATATTAGTTTTGTGTGGGCGGTCACTCGAACTAGGGATCTTTGACACAATGGCCAAGATCCATTCCAGTTGAGCTGACTACCTCGATTATTTATTTATTTAGTTATTGAATTTACCTGGTAGAAGCCAACAGAGTTGAGCATGAGGCTGAAGTTCATAGCAGCGATGGAGACGTTAGCTACGAGAGAGAACCAAAGAAGCTCCCAAAGAGGAATGTGCTTCGACGCAGAGAGCCCCGTCGCGTTCGACACCATGCCAACGAGCGCCGTGAGCGCGAAGTGGAATCCCGTTAGCGTCGTCGCTAACACACAAGAAAGAGAAGTTCATCGTCATTAATTAGAAAGTTCATCAAAGATCATGAGATTTGACAAACGTACCGAAGCTGAATCCGAAGCCGGAGGAAGACATGAGCTGTTTATTAGCCATGATGATCCCCACGGAGCTGACGATGTTCATGCCCCATGCTCCGACGTCGGAGACTGACGACGACTGCTTCTTCTCGCTCTCCATTTTGGAAACCAGCTCTCGATTTTGGTCACAGACGCTGATCACAAGTCATCGTTTACCTTATTTGACCTTCTTCTTACATTTTTCTGGTCCACTGGTTATGTTCTTTCGAGGAGAGTTCCTTATAAGGTTAGTTTAGTCTTTTCGCTTTCTATGTTATTATAAGAACGTAATAAATTTCCGATTTTGTTTAATCAACGCGTTACTCGTTAGAACTTTAATTAAGCCACACGGGGGAACTGATCAAAACAGACGTTTAACGAGTGATTTAAATTACTAAAAACAGAATCATTAATTTAATTGTAAAGTGCCGTGATGGGGAAACTAATATATTATTATTTTATAGCAATCAACGGCTATGACATTATCAAAATTGAGAGAATTGCCCTTATCAAAGCCTCATATGATTTACAGATCTAAATTTAAAGAAAATTAAAAGTAGTTTTCACATTCAATTGCCACCATTGTTCACGGTGGCACACCATCACATTCATTCACACTAAAAGCCAAATATATCTACTTGCTTGAAGTATCATTCATTCATAAATAAATAATAATTCCAAAAACAAATAATCAATTTTTGTATTTTGAGTTGTTACTAGTCCTTTGTGCCTGAACGCAAATAGAAATGAGAACACATGATCTCCAACATCAACACGTTATTACAAAAAGTGTAGTCACTTTCATGTGGTTTTGGAACATTAATCATATTCTTCAATAACCAAAGAATAAAAGGCATAACTGTACACAGAATGGCACACATCTAATACAACCTGGACTCATTAGAAAACAATGGTACTAATGATTCCATGTTTCTTACTCTCTAGGTTTCAAAATTACACAATACAAAAAAAAAACTTACACAATACGTAAGCTTTCTCTGTCTCCAGTTACTTTGAAGACATCCAAAAAACATTTTAGGCCAGCAAGTCTCGGAGTTTAATATTGTTGGAGCTGTTCATAAACCATTGAGCAAGTGGTGGCTACACAGTACACAAACTAGCTTTAGTTTCCTGGACCATTTATGTGATAATTAGTGTGTTTTGTTAATCTTCTATAGCGAACATGCAAATAAAAAGAAAAACGAATTCTCATTCTTATGGTGTAATCTAGGGCCGAACATTTTAAATTTGATTCGATTAGTTATTCGTCTCGATTCGATCCAAAATTTTCGAATATCCGTAGACTTCTGAAGCAAAGAAAATACTAAAAATCAATATCCGTTAAAATCGAAACAAATCACAAATATCAAAATTTTAAGAAGCGGATATCCGCTCCGATCCGAAAATATATAAATACATGTACATATTGATTATACTTAATGTTTTAAATGTATAAGTTTATATAATTATTATTATAACATATGATTTGACAAATTCTATTCACATTATTACTTATATAAAAGTATTACATGAAAAAGAAGAGAAAAAAATTTATAAAACAATTATAACCTTTTTCTTAAGTTTTGTTTTATTATAATTGTTAACTAAGTTTAAAATTTATAAAATACGTAGTTTCACTATTTCTTTTAGTTTTTATTTTATATATCATGCAAAAAAAATATTTATATTGAATTTTTAAGATTATTTGTATTAATCAAAGCGGATGAGATATCCGTAAGTATTCGTAAATATCCGTAAATATCTATTTATTTTCCGGATATCCGTTTTTCCGGATATCCGTATTTTTCGAAGCAAAAAAAATCGAAAAATCAGATATCCGTAACATACGAAGCAAATCACAAATACCTTCGAAAATCCGGATATCCGATGCGTGTCAAACCCAGGTGTAATCGTTCCTATGTTCCGTAAACTCTACATTTTGTTGTTGTTGTCGGTGGTAAAAGTCAAAAGAATAAAAGAACAAAGAATGTATAAATGATTAACACCATTTTGCTGTCGGTGGTCAAAGTCAACGATTTTAGGCTCGCAGCAAGGAACGCTATGGAAGCTGTGGTAAGCATTGATGACCAGTCGAGAAGTGTGAAACACACAAGAATGGAAAAAGATGAAACTGTAACTTCAATCTTTTATTCGACTCCCTAAACCCTAATACATCGCTAGCCTCTTATATACATGAGGAGACACAAGGGTACATCTTAACCTAAAGCTTAAGTTAGCACACGCCAGCATCAAGTAGCTGGAATCGGTTCACGGTAAGGATAGGATGCTCTGATCTCTTCTGAGCTGGCTTCTCCGTACACAGAAGACGACAAGAGCTCAAGTTCTTCATTTTACTCAGAATTGTATCAACGGCTAGTATTGAGACTTCAGTGGGCTTAACGGGCTTGTCAACATGTTTCTCAATCGGCCCAGATGCCATTACGAAACCTTCTGTACCAGCTGGAGTCTTTGAGGAAGATAGACTAATACACCCCCTCAAACTTGGAGTGGGCGGTAAAGACACGCCAAGTTTGCTGCGGAGCTTGAAAAACGGTTCCTGACTCAGAGATTTCGTGAAGACATCCGCAAGCTGAAGGGAAGCAGGAATGTGCTTGACTTCCAATGATTTAGCTGCAACCCTCTCACACACGTAGTGATAATCGATATTAAAATGTTTTGTTCGTTTGTGAAACATAGGATTAGCCGTGAGACAGACTGCAGATAAGTTATCACAGAGAAGTAGAGGAGTTCGTTGTTGTTGTAGCCCCATAATACGCAGAAGATTCTGTAACCAGACAATCTCAGATGCAGCAATAGACATAGTCCTATATTCTGCTTCAGTAGATGATTTTGAAACAGTGTCATGGCGCTTTGCGGACCAAGAGATGACGTTAGTACCAAGCAACGTACAGAAACCTCCAGTGGAGCGTCTTGTGTCCTTGCACCCAGCCTAGTCACTGTCGCTGTAGCAAAGCAGAGTAGAGTCTGAGTTAGCCTTGATAGATATGCCCATGTCCACAGTGCCTTTGACATAGCGCAATATACGTTTTAATAGGCTGAAGTCTGACTGACTCGGTGCGTGCATTTTCTGACAAATGAAGTTCACAGCAAACTGGATGTCTGGCCTTGTCAGAGTAAGATACTGAAGCTTTCCCGCGAGGCTTCTGAAGAGTGAAGGGTCCGAGAACAGAACGTCTTGATCAGGAACTTTCTCAAGCTTCATGGGTAAAGGTGTAGGCATGGGAGCACAATCACGCATGCCAGCAGTGATTAGAAGATCAGCTGCATATTTCTCTTGGTTCAAGAACATACCGTCTGCGTAATGATGAACCAGAATACCAAGGAAGTAATGCAAAGGCCCCATGTCTTTCATGCGAAACTGTTTACCAAGTTGAAGTAGAAGAGTGTTCAGTAAGTCTTCATTGTTACCCGTTAGAATCATGTCATCAACATATAACAACAGATAGATGACATCAAATCCTTTGTGGTAAATGAACAAAGAGGGATCAGGGAAGCTGCATTGAAAACCAAAGGCTAGAAGGAAGTCACTGAACTTGTCAAACCAAGCACGTGGAGCTTGTTTAAGACCGTAAATTGCCTTCTTCAAGTGCCAGACATAATCAGGTCGTTCCAGGTCTTCAAATCCCGGTGGCTGCTTCATATAAACTGTCTCTTTGAGATCACCATGTAAGAAGGCATTTTGAACATCCAGTTGCCTCAGTGACCAACGTTTTGTGACGGCTACATGAAGAACTGTTCGGATAGTAGCTGTTCGAACAACGGGACTGAACGTCTCGAGAAAGTCAACCCCTTGTTCTTGTTGATTGCCTTTTGCGACCAAACGAGCTCTAAGACATCTTACTGTACCGTCAACATTGATCTTCTTCTTGTAAACCCAACCACAACCAAGCGGATTCTGATTTTCTGCAGGAGGAACAAGCTCAAACGTCTCAGTCTCCACCATATTGTCAACCTCTGTACCCATTGCCTTTGTCCAACCAGGATGTTTCAATGCAGATTTGACAGACTTTGGCTCAGCATCAACATCTTTGACTGTAAACAAAGCATATTTTGGGTTCGGTTTTATTATTCCTGCACGAGCTCGTGTTGTCATCTGATAAACAGGTTGTTGGATCTCATCGTGAAGCTGAGGATCATCAATGATATTGTCCTCTGACTCACTCTCAGATACAACAGGTGAAGGAATAGGTGGAGGTGGTATAATGGCTTCTTGCGCGACAGGTTCCGGAAGAACTGGATCCTGAACTTCCATATGTGGACGACATCTCGGTGGTATCACTTCTTCGTGAGGAGTGGATGGAGTTACTGAGGTCTGACGATGCAGAGAAGCGTCTCTCCAGGCATTGATCAAAGGAGAAGAACTTTCTTTGTGATGATCACTGTATATGTCACCGAAAGGAAAAGAGTTTTCATCAAAGAGGACATGTCTGCCGATGAAAATCTTGCCAGTAGGTGGATATAAACATCTATAACCTTTGTATTTCTCATTGTACCCGAGAAATACACAAGATAAAGACTTGGGATCAAACTTGTTTTGCATGTACGGACGCAGAGAGGGGTAACATTTACAGCCAAAGACTCTAAGAGCTGTATAGGTAGGCGGCTTTTGATGAATCATTTCATACGGGCTTTTGTTGTCTTGCAGCACCGAAGAATGAAGAAGGTTAATCAGAAACATTGCAGAGAAGAACGCTTCAACCCAGAGATGTTGAGGTACCTTCCCATGAAACATCATTGTTAAGCCGAGCTCTGTGAGATGACGATGTTTCCTCTCAGCAAGACCATTTTGCTGTGGAGTGTGGGGACATGAGATGAGTTGTTTGATTCCAGACGCAGCAAGATGACTCAAGAACTGGTTACTGATGAACTCACCCCCTCCATCACACTGAAACTCTCTGATTTTACTCTGAAATTGTGTCTCGACCAGTTGTTGAAAGCGTAGAAATATTGAGAAGAATTCAGATTTAAGACGCAGAGGATAGAACCAAGTAAATCTTGTATGATTATCAATCAAAATAACATAGTACTTGAACCCTTGAGTAGATACAACTGGACTGGGTCCCCACAAATCACAATGAATTCTTTGTAGAGGACCTGACGACACAAAATCTGAAGACATAAAGGGGAGCTTACTACTCTTCCCTAACTGACAAGACTCACAGACAGACGACACACTGGACTTATTGAAAACAATGGCTTTATTTCTTGAGAGTTGTTGAAGAATGTCCATATGAGGATGGCCTAGCCTGTGATGCCAAATCCCCATACTTGTTGCTTGCTGCCTGTTGAAATAGAAAGCTTGAAACCGAGCATCCTTCAACACATAAAGATCCTTATCCCAGTGGCCTTGTATTAGAACCTGCTTTGTCAGTTTGTCCTTAACAAACACAGACTCATTATCAAAAGTCAACTCACAAGGATAGTCTGAAGTGAGCTTCGAGACAGAGAGCAAAGATTTTGTTATACCCGGACAAACTAAGACATTTTGAAGAGGCAAAATACCTGTTGGAGTTTGCAGATTCACAGAACCAACATGAGTGATTGGGAGGAAGTCTCCATTGCCCACTATCACCTGATCATCACCGAGATAAGGCTCCGAAGATTGCAGTTGTGATCCATTGTTGGTAATGTGTGCAGAGGCGCCAGAGTCTGGATACCATTCCTGACCACTTTGCTGTTGTTGATCAGACAACTTGACAGACGTGAGAGTTGTGTGAAGAGTCTCAGGAGACTGATAGTGCTGATCAAAACGATTGTAACACCGAGGAGCAGTGTGACCAAAACGTCCATAAATCTGACACTGAGGGCGTGAGTTGGAGCTTGTGCCTGTAAACTGTTGATGGAAACCACGACCACGAGTAGAGTATGATCCAGCACCACCGTTGTGTGAGAAGCCTCTCCCACGGTTACCACGGTTGTTGTAATAGCCACAACCTCTGTGAGAGTACGCTCTGTCTGTATTGAACGCCACATGAGGAGAGACTTCTGGTGCTTGGTTGAAAGTTTTGAGCTTTTCATCAAAGTTCACCAACTTAAAAACTGCATCTTCATAACTCATTTCAGGAACTGAGTCCATTGAGTGTTCAATAACAGTACAATGGACTCATATTCTTTACCAAGACCACTTAACCCAGCATAAATCTTCTCTGGATCTGAGACAGGACATCCTATAGAGTCTAGTTGATCACAAACACTCTTAACTTCACCGAGATACTCTGCCATAGATCTCTGATTTTTCTTCATACCTTGGAGTTTTCTCTGAAGGTCGAGCTTGCGCGTAGCAGACACCCGATTGTACTTCTTCCCAAGACTGAACCACACTTCCTGAGCTGACTGGAGCCCATAAACAGACCAGAGAGCTTCTTCCGTAAGAGAACCAAAGAGCCAAGCCATAACCAGTTGGTCTTTGCGGAGCCATTTGACAAACTCAGGGTTTGCTTCCTCTATAACTTCATCACCGTTTCTGACAGACACTGTTGGTGATGGTCGAGGAGAGGACCCGTTAATGAACCCGAGAAGAGACTGACTACAGAGGAATGACTCGAACTGAGTTTTCCACAAGAGATAGTTTGTAGAAGATAGTTTCAGAGTAACACATTGTGTAATACTGAGAGTTGAAAGAGACTCTTGAGTTTCAGCCATGGATCTACTAACTGAGCTCTGATACCATGTGAAACACACAAGAATGGAAAAAGATGAAACTGTAACTTCAATCTTTTATTCGACTCCCTAAATCCTAATACATCGCTAGCCTCTTATATACATGAGGAGACACAAGGGTACATCTTAACCTAAAGCTTAAGTTAGCACACGCCAGCATCAAGTAGCTGGAATCGGTTCACGGTAAGGACAGGATG includes:
- the LOC106296466 gene encoding uncharacterized protein At1g76660 yields the protein MGSEQHRFLQQQEQRKRWGGCLRVFSCFKSQKGGKRIVPASRIPEGGGNPSASQPNGPHQSGVLSNQANLSYLAPPSSPASFTNSALPSTAQSPNNSYLSLAANSSPSGPSSSMYATGPYAHETQLVSPPPVFSTFTTEPSTAPFTPPPELAHLTTPSSPDVPYARFLTSNGKGSHYNDLHSTYSLYPGSPASAVSRASGVSTPLQESNFFCPETFAKFYQDHDPQNGGRLSVSKDSDVYPSNGNRQTRQDMEELEAYRASFGFSADEVVTTSQYVEINDVMDESLLKPVAYSPSEGQKLLRREASLLTSTKSETGHKPRNGIHADEEALLSRVGSVKGSRSYPTGFSSSDAEVEYRRGRSLREGRENRHRR
- the LOC106296586 gene encoding UDP-galactose transporter 2 yields the protein MESEKKQSSSVSDVGAWGMNIVSSVGIIMANKQLMSSSGFGFSFATTLTGFHFALTALVGMVSNATGLSASKHIPLWELLWFSLVANVSIAAMNFSLMLNSVGFYQISKLSMIPVVCVMEWILHSKHYSREVKASVMVVVVGVGICTVTDVKVNAKGFICACTAVFSTSLQQISIGSLQKKYSVGSFELLSKTAPIQALSLLIFGPFVDYFLSGKFITTYQMTYGAIFCILLSCALAVFCNISQYLCIGRFSATSFQVLGHMKTVCVLTLGWLLFDSEMTFKNISGMVVAVVGMVIYSWAVDLEKQRNAKSTPQGKNSMTEDEIKLLKEGVEHIDLKDVELGETTKV